In Chloroflexota bacterium, the genomic stretch CGGTGATCCACGGGTCAATGAAGACAGTCTTCCCCTTAGGAGAAGTGATGACAAATGCCGCGTGACCTAGCCACCTCAGCGATACTCTGGCCATGGTTACCCCCTTTTCAATGCCTCCAAAACCTCTATCACCCCGCCTGTGCCGGTTATAGCGGTCACCCCCAGAAACGGTCTACATACCATTCGCGAATAGTGTCTCCCCAAAATAATGTCGCCATTGCCGCCACAGCGAGGAAGGTGCCAAAGGGAACGCCTCCCTTCAGTCCCTTTAGGCGAACAGCCAGGAGGATGATGCCCGCCAGTCCACCTGCAAAAATAGCCAGGACCATGGCGACCACCGCGTTCGGGTATCCGGTCAT encodes the following:
- a CDS encoding prepilin peptidase; translation: DLGVVDSLIGGAVGCAILLVPYLIYPKGIGFGDIKLALMVGLMTGYPNAVVAMVLAIFAGGLAGIILLAVRLKGLKGGVPFGTFLAVAAMATLFWGDTIREWYVDRFWG